A stretch of Paenibacillus sp. URB8-2 DNA encodes these proteins:
- a CDS encoding carbohydrate ABC transporter permease yields MKNTRTLGKYALVAGMSLLSLIPFYILLYLALNKPSRTLFNGLSLLPDFNFSNFSEAWESSRMGLATVNSLIITIGGAILIILAASSAGYAIVRYSNKFHQSVFNLLLICMMIPAIIITVPLYTLMKSIGGINTHWAMILLMASNGIPFSVFLYAGFIKVLPREIEESAIIDGCTPFTAFWRVTFHFLRPVTAAVVILQGLAIWNNYGQAVFFLQGQDMRTIPLAVSMFFQQYGAQWNLMAAAAVIGLAPAVVAFLVFQKYFVKGITAGAVKG; encoded by the coding sequence ATGAAAAATACTCGAACACTCGGTAAATACGCCTTGGTAGCGGGCATGTCGCTACTGTCCTTAATCCCTTTTTACATCCTGCTGTACTTGGCGCTGAACAAGCCCTCCCGCACGTTGTTTAACGGTCTGTCACTGCTGCCTGATTTCAATTTTTCCAATTTCTCGGAAGCGTGGGAATCGTCCAGGATGGGACTCGCCACGGTGAACTCCCTGATTATCACTATAGGCGGCGCGATCCTGATTATTCTTGCGGCAAGCTCCGCGGGTTACGCCATCGTAAGGTACAGCAACAAATTTCATCAATCGGTCTTCAACCTGCTGCTGATCTGCATGATGATTCCGGCGATCATTATTACCGTGCCTCTGTATACGCTTATGAAATCGATCGGCGGCATCAATACGCATTGGGCCATGATTCTGCTTATGGCATCGAACGGGATTCCTTTTTCCGTATTCCTGTATGCCGGCTTCATTAAAGTGCTTCCCCGGGAAATTGAGGAGTCGGCGATTATCGACGGATGCACGCCGTTTACGGCCTTTTGGAGAGTCACGTTTCATTTTCTGCGTCCGGTAACGGCGGCGGTCGTCATTTTGCAGGGGCTGGCGATTTGGAATAATTACGGCCAAGCGGTATTTTTCCTGCAGGGCCAAGATATGAGGACGATCCCGCTTGCCGTGTCCATGTTCTTTCAGCAGTACGGCGCGCAGTGGAATCTGATGGCCGCCGCCGCCGTGATCGGGCTTGCACCCGCTGTCGTTGCTTTCTTGGTCTTCCAAAAATATTTCGTCAAAGGAATAACCGCCGGAGCGGTGAAAGGATGA
- a CDS encoding MarR family winged helix-turn-helix transcriptional regulator, with amino-acid sequence MEDKNLDFISNEMLKLIRRASLDKKHGGLDRSSYTLLYHLSNHDNVGVKALAEQFGLDTSTISRQTSVLELKGYIERVPDPQDGRSSYFQITELGSRKLKEARNIRLDRYEQIFKDWSPQECRTFGELLARLNTNLAK; translated from the coding sequence ATGGAAGATAAAAATTTGGATTTCATTAGTAATGAGATGTTGAAGCTGATTCGCCGCGCCTCCCTGGACAAGAAGCATGGCGGTCTGGACCGTTCAAGCTATACCCTGCTGTATCATTTGTCCAACCACGACAATGTTGGGGTTAAGGCGCTGGCGGAACAATTCGGCCTGGACACCTCCACGATAAGCAGACAGACAAGTGTGCTTGAACTCAAAGGATACATAGAGCGGGTGCCCGATCCGCAGGATGGAAGATCGAGTTATTTTCAAATCACCGAACTGGGCTCACGGAAGCTTAAAGAGGCGAGAAATATCAGATTGGACAGATACGAGCAAATATTTAAAGACTGGTCGCCGCAGGAATGCCGGACTTTCGGTGAACTGCTGGCGAGACTTAACACTAATCTTGCCAAATAG
- a CDS encoding GNAT family N-acetyltransferase, translated as MRIKDMDAECRKEAANQAGPLMVSRGKVHRLEELPGCCAEDEDGNLLSAIFYHVRNGECEIVLLESKTMSIGAGTRLIEAVIARALAEGCARVWLITSNDNTRAIRFYQNIRSISFTFILALYFCEKRYRPLKDGVAVSSWKRGFDLKAVHRDAITEARKLKPSIPLDRE; from the coding sequence ATGCGGATAAAAGATATGGATGCGGAATGCAGGAAGGAAGCGGCCAACCAGGCTGGTCCGCTGATGGTATCCCGGGGGAAAGTCCACCGGCTGGAGGAGCTGCCCGGCTGTTGCGCGGAAGATGAAGACGGCAATCTGCTTTCGGCAATTTTCTATCATGTGCGGAATGGAGAGTGCGAGATCGTCTTGCTGGAGAGCAAGACCATGAGTATCGGGGCCGGCACCCGGCTGATTGAAGCGGTGATTGCACGCGCCCTGGCGGAAGGATGCGCCAGAGTCTGGCTCATTACTTCCAATGATAATACTAGGGCGATCCGTTTTTATCAAAATATAAGAAGTATAAGCTTCACATTTATCCTTGCCTTATATTTCTGCGAGAAACGGTACCGTCCCTTAAAGGACGGCGTAGCCGTTTCTTCTTGGAAAAGGGGGTTCGATCTCAAAGCCGTACACCGAGATGCCATTACAGAGGCTCGAAAGCTTAAGCCGTCGATTCCCCTTGATCGGGAATGA
- a CDS encoding pyrophosphatase has protein sequence MKFNDVVEGVEKVSSQYCRKFNIERDNDWFLLKIQEELGELVQCYLESAGKARSRGRSLEELKENFQNELVDLLCLTMAMARFNDLELEEAIQEKWLKWL, from the coding sequence TTGAAGTTTAATGATGTGGTTGAGGGAGTGGAGAAGGTTTCATCCCAGTACTGCCGAAAATTTAATATTGAGCGGGATAATGATTGGTTCCTATTAAAGATTCAGGAGGAATTGGGCGAATTGGTGCAATGCTATCTGGAGAGCGCTGGAAAAGCCAGAAGCAGGGGAAGGTCACTGGAGGAACTGAAGGAAAACTTTCAAAACGAGTTGGTTGATTTACTTTGTTTGACCATGGCAATGGCAAGGTTCAACGATTTGGAACTTGAGGAGGCCATTCAAGAGAAATGGCTCAAATGGCTATAA
- a CDS encoding glycoside hydrolase family 66 protein, whose amino-acid sequence MFPTIKDAYPGKAQYLTGEPVCIKVELDNPLQHEASVRLTAEIICSNHVLDSQAYDIVIPPGAVSTHLLDFGPPDEAFRGYGVDLLLTQNETEPVRFSTTFDVVSSWRQSPRYGFLSDFHSRELGDAKDVESLGKLHINLVQFYDWMYRHDDLVPPEDTFTDLMGRELSLQVVKEKIALCHSYGMKAMAYGAIYAASKDFYREHPDWALYYGNGKVVDFIDIFTIMNISEESPWHCHIIGEYKKAIEQVDFDGIHMDTYGYPKTGISRLGGVKKVERLEKQFPVLIENTRKELNKSKEDIGLIFNNVGNWPVDTVAAAAQDAVYIEVWNPYEKYHHIQQIIAWAQQFGRGKPVILAAYLKPFRLESPESIDRAHAAALLLSAVIFSHGAYHLLLGENNGVLTQGYYVDYSVAGDAFMREIRTYYDFMVRYVHLLYDPSLRDVSMTHVEGDNLEYIFGGATYSTYGEPGKVWTVVRENEKMKLIQLINLTNNAEDYWNEGKNRPAVVKNLTVRVQVTEPVRSVFTASPDIDMGRPKDLEYSLEESERGYTLSVTVPSVYQWSMLVIGH is encoded by the coding sequence ATGTTTCCAACGATTAAAGACGCTTACCCGGGTAAAGCCCAGTATCTGACCGGAGAACCGGTATGCATTAAGGTTGAATTGGATAATCCGCTCCAGCATGAAGCTTCGGTTCGTCTAACAGCGGAAATTATATGTTCGAACCATGTGCTCGACAGCCAAGCCTATGATATTGTCATTCCTCCGGGTGCCGTTTCAACGCATCTACTGGATTTTGGCCCGCCGGATGAAGCTTTTCGCGGATATGGCGTCGATTTGCTGCTTACGCAGAATGAGACGGAGCCTGTGCGTTTCTCGACCACCTTTGATGTCGTTTCGAGCTGGCGGCAATCGCCGAGGTACGGCTTTTTAAGCGATTTTCATTCGCGTGAGCTTGGAGATGCCAAGGATGTTGAGAGCCTGGGCAAGCTTCATATTAATCTGGTGCAATTTTACGATTGGATGTACCGCCATGACGACCTCGTTCCGCCGGAGGATACCTTTACCGATCTGATGGGTCGAGAGCTCAGCCTTCAAGTTGTGAAGGAGAAAATCGCGCTCTGTCACTCCTACGGGATGAAGGCCATGGCCTATGGAGCGATTTACGCCGCCAGCAAAGATTTTTACCGGGAGCATCCGGATTGGGCGCTGTATTACGGGAACGGAAAAGTCGTCGATTTCATCGATATTTTTACGATTATGAACATCAGCGAGGAGTCGCCCTGGCATTGCCACATCATTGGAGAGTACAAAAAGGCGATCGAGCAGGTCGATTTCGACGGCATCCATATGGATACGTACGGTTATCCGAAGACGGGCATTTCAAGACTCGGCGGCGTGAAAAAGGTGGAGCGACTGGAGAAGCAATTCCCGGTTCTGATCGAGAACACCCGCAAGGAGCTGAACAAGTCCAAAGAGGATATCGGCCTGATCTTCAACAATGTGGGCAATTGGCCGGTTGATACGGTGGCGGCGGCCGCTCAGGATGCCGTATATATCGAGGTATGGAATCCTTATGAAAAATACCATCATATTCAGCAAATTATTGCCTGGGCACAGCAGTTCGGCCGCGGCAAGCCGGTCATTCTCGCCGCCTACTTGAAGCCTTTCCGGCTGGAATCCCCAGAATCCATTGATAGAGCGCATGCCGCTGCGCTGCTGCTGTCTGCGGTGATTTTCTCCCATGGAGCCTATCACCTGCTGCTAGGAGAGAACAACGGAGTGCTCACCCAGGGATATTACGTCGATTATTCCGTGGCGGGCGATGCCTTCATGCGGGAAATCCGGACTTATTACGATTTTATGGTCCGCTACGTTCATTTGCTGTATGATCCGTCTTTGCGCGACGTCTCCATGACGCATGTGGAGGGAGATAATTTGGAATATATATTCGGCGGCGCGACTTATTCCACGTACGGCGAACCCGGCAAAGTCTGGACCGTGGTCCGGGAGAACGAAAAGATGAAATTGATTCAACTCATCAATCTGACGAATAACGCCGAAGATTATTGGAACGAGGGGAAGAACCGACCGGCGGTGGTGAAAAATCTGACCGTTCGCGTTCAAGTCACTGAGCCGGTTCGTTCCGTATTTACGGCCAGCCCCGATATCGACATGGGCAGACCGAAGGATCTGGAATATTCCCTTGAAGAAAGTGAACGGGGATATACGCTTTCGGTTACCGTGCCCAGTGTGTACCAGTGGAGCATGCTGGTGATTGGGCATTGA